The following coding sequences are from one Candidatus Nitrohelix vancouverensis window:
- a CDS encoding DUF3106 domain-containing protein, with protein sequence MKKKAMMNLNKMFLTIFLIALFFPLSLGAQESTRAWQALTPQQQQLLAPMKNKWSLLPQEKRERLLKGAERWSALSDGERKAAKERFQSWKNKTPDEKKRIRERFEQFRKLPKEERQRLRASRERFQQLPVERREQIREKFRSLSPAERKQFRRQLRERRNNRQEPERFQQRRPFNDRNGARAQRQSAPPRTPPSQRSAR encoded by the coding sequence ATGAAAAAGAAAGCAATGATGAATCTAAATAAAATGTTTCTTACAATCTTCCTGATCGCTCTGTTCTTTCCGCTCTCTCTGGGCGCGCAGGAATCGACCCGCGCCTGGCAGGCGCTAACCCCTCAGCAACAACAGTTACTGGCGCCCATGAAAAACAAATGGAGCCTGCTCCCGCAGGAGAAACGCGAACGCTTGTTGAAAGGCGCGGAACGATGGAGCGCATTGAGCGATGGAGAAAGGAAGGCGGCGAAGGAACGATTCCAGTCCTGGAAGAATAAAACGCCTGACGAAAAAAAAAGAATCCGAGAACGCTTCGAACAATTTCGCAAACTCCCAAAAGAAGAACGACAACGCCTGCGCGCCTCGCGCGAGCGCTTTCAACAACTGCCTGTGGAACGCCGCGAACAAATCAGGGAAAAATTCCGTTCCCTTTCGCCAGCCGAGCGCAAACAGTTTCGCCGGCAATTGCGCGAGCGACGCAACAACCGCCAGGAGCCAGAACGGTTTCAACAGCGCCGCCCTTTCAATGATCGAAACGGAGCCCGCGCTCAGCGTCAAAGCGCGCCTCCTCGCACGCCCCCCAGTCAACGCAGCGCCCGGTAG
- a CDS encoding DUF3619 family protein has product MNDSQDSKLLKQIQNALNEGVDTMDADTRSRLSAVRRNAVKQSASPWRWLRWQPVQATGWATALALLVGVLYWQQPQTSMTGIEDLDLLASEDSLDLYEDLEFYAWVADEQVDAG; this is encoded by the coding sequence ATGAACGACTCACAAGATTCCAAATTATTGAAACAGATTCAGAACGCGCTGAACGAAGGCGTCGACACTATGGACGCCGATACGCGCTCGCGGCTCAGCGCCGTTCGTCGCAATGCGGTGAAACAAAGCGCATCGCCCTGGCGCTGGCTCCGCTGGCAACCGGTTCAGGCGACCGGCTGGGCGACGGCTCTGGCCTTGCTGGTCGGCGTTCTGTACTGGCAACAGCCGCAAACGTCGATGACCGGCATTGAAGATCTGGACCTGCTGGCGTCTGAAGATTCGCTGGATTTGTATGAGGATCTTGAATTTTACGCATGGGTTGCGGATGAACAGGTCGATGCGGGCTAA
- a CDS encoding RNA polymerase sigma factor — MEQFLASVERRAFRIAEIATGNSEEALDIVQDAMIALARRYAEKSEQEWRPLFFTILQNGIRDWHRRAKVRNGIISLFSGWKRETASEDPIAQYADPEARDPGDALMGAASVEAVHHALRQLPLRQQQVFLLRAWEELSIAETARAMKISEGSVKTHYSRATEKLRSLLKDHQ; from the coding sequence ATGGAACAATTCCTAGCATCGGTAGAGCGGCGGGCATTCAGAATCGCGGAGATAGCGACGGGCAATTCAGAAGAGGCGCTGGATATCGTGCAGGACGCCATGATCGCCCTGGCAAGGCGCTATGCAGAAAAATCGGAGCAGGAATGGAGACCGTTATTTTTCACCATATTGCAAAATGGTATACGCGACTGGCATCGACGCGCCAAAGTCCGCAACGGAATCATTTCCCTGTTTTCTGGCTGGAAGCGCGAAACGGCAAGCGAAGACCCCATTGCACAGTATGCCGATCCCGAAGCGCGCGACCCCGGCGATGCCTTGATGGGAGCGGCTTCGGTCGAAGCGGTTCATCACGCCTTACGCCAGTTGCCCTTGCGCCAGCAACAGGTTTTTTTGCTACGCGCCTGGGAAGAACTCAGCATCGCAGAAACGGCGCGGGCTATGAAAATTTCTGAGGGTTCCGTGAAAACGCATTACTCCCGCGCCACGGAAAAATTGAGATCATTATTGAAGGATCATCAATAA